The Pantoea vagans genome contains the following window.
GCGCCACATTGATGGCTCCGGTACGCGCGTCTTGCGTTGGCGTATCCTGGGTCATCAGGTAGTCATACACCACGCCCGCTTCTTTGTTCATCTTGCCGGACTGATAGAGACGCGCCATCGCGAACATCAGATCGCGGTTTTGTGGATCGTGCTGCAGTGCGCCCACCAGCTTGTCATAAGCGGCGGCGTACTGTTTCTGCTCGCGCAGGCGATCCACTTCATTGATCACGTAACCGTTACGAATACTCGCCAGCTGCGTGGGTGTACTGCGCGACTGCAACTCTGGGCTGCTGAGGAAGCTCTGCGCTTCGGTATTCAGGCCAGCCTGGTTCAGCACCGCCACCTGAGCGGCATAGTCACCGGCGTTACCCTGAATGCCACGCTGCATATTGCTGCGCACCACCGACACGGCGGTAGTGAGATCGCCCGCTTTCGCCAGCTTCTGCGCCAGATTGCCCGCATCTACCGGGTTGGCTGGCGGGGTAGAGGCCAGCGCACGCAAGGTGTTAGCCGCTGCCGCATTTGAACCCTGCGCCAGATACTGATCGGCGGTTGCCATTTGCAGGTTGAAATTCACACGCTGCGCCAGTTCGCGCATGTCGCTGCTCTTGCTGCCGTTCGGAATGCGCGACAACAGTAAACTGGCCTGCTGCCAGGCACCGCTTTCGCTGGCGTTCAAGGCGCCGGCATACAGCTCATTGGTGCTGGCCCCGCTGCGCATGGCAGGCTGCATAATATTGGCGGCCATCATGTTATCGCCCTGGGCGCGATAAATACGCGCCAGATCAAGACGCAACCAGCCGTCGTTCGGGTAGCGCTGGATACCGCTGTTGAGTGTGGCAATCGCTGCACTGTTGTTACCGGCAGCCAGTTCACGTTTGGCCTGCGCACGGATCGGATCGGTGCTGCTGCCGCGCGGTGCCACGCTCTGACGCACACTGTCTGGCAGTGATGCCAGCAAGGTATTCGCCTCTGCGCTGCGGTTTTGCTGACGCAATACGTAGAAAAGACCTTCTTTGGCATTACGGTTATTGGCATCCGTTTGCAAGATAGCGCGATAGGTTTGCTCTGCCTGATCGAGTTGATTGCTGCGACGCTGGACGTCCGCGCGGAACAGCTTCGCCGCAATGCCTTTCTCACCGTCGGCCTGCGCCAGCGGTTCACTCAGCGCCAGCGCCTGGGCGCTGTCACCGTTCTTCAGCGCCTGCTGGGCAGTCGCCAGCTGGGCATAAAAGCGCGCATCCGCCGCCTGTTTCTGGCGTGTATCACTCTGGTCGCCGCCCAGCTGCGCGGCGCGTGTCAGGTAGTCCGCCGCTTCGGCGTAACGCCCAGCACGCTGAGCCACATAGCCCATACCGGCCAGCGCATCAGCATCCTGCGGGTTGGCCTGCAGCACCTTTTCAAAGTTGTTCTGTGCATTACTGACATCACCGCTGTTCAGCGCGGTAAAGCCAGCGCCTTTCTCAGCTCCACCGACGTTTTTACGGTAGTAATCCATCACCGCATTGTCCTGCGGGTGGCGCTGCTGCCAGGTTTGATACAGCGAAGCATCGGACGCCTGTGGCCCCAACCACAGCAACGCCTGACGCAATGAGCGGTCAGCATCTTTATTGCCATCGGCGAGGGACGCGAGCAAATCGATCCCCTGACGACGGGTGGATTCCTGATAGGTCATCGCCTTACCCAGCGCCAGTTTCGCGCCGGTATCCTGCGGATGGTCGGCAGAGAACTGACGCAGCGCTTCTACCGCCTGGGGCAGCAGCGCGCGGTCACCCGCCATCGTCAGGTAATACTCTGCCGCCACGCTCGGGGGTGGCTCATTACCGTTAAAGGTATTACGCCAGGTTTGCAGTGACGCCGCGATGTTGCCGCTGCGCGCCTGCTGACGCGCCAGCGACAGCTGCGCCTGTGGAATGGTTTGCAGCTGACGCGCGTTATCCAGTTCGGTGAGATGCGGATCGTTGGGTGATGCCGCGCTCAGGCGTGCACGCCACTGCGCCGCTTCCGCCGTGCTACCGCTCTGCTGCGAATAGAGCGCCAGCAGATAAAGCGCCTGAGTGTTGTTTGGCTCCACCATCAGCACTTTCTGCAGCGAAGATTTGGCTAAATCGTCATGCGCTTTCTGATGCCAGTAAGCCGCCTGATCGAACAGCGCTTGTAACGCAGGATTGGTACTCTCTGCCGCGAACAGCGGCTGAGAGAGCGTCAATGCCCCACCCAGAATCAGGGCATGACGAATACCGGCACTTAACAGATTTTTTTTCATTGTTTTTATCCTTACTTCTTGCCGGACTTGCTATCAGCTTTCGGGTTGAGACGTCGCCACGCATGACGTTTCAGCATCGCCCAGGCGCCACCGCCTACCAACGCTGAGAGCAGCAGTGCCGCCAGCGCCATCAGCACGGAGTGCTGGTTGGCATACCACACCACCATCATGTACCACGGCATTTCACCGCTCGGGAATTGCGGTCCGACACGGAAGCTGCGAATGCCGTTCTCATCGGTGATGATGGCGGTATCGCCACGAATACCGGCGTTGATGCGTGAAGAGTTCAGGTCCTCATGCAGGCGCAGCAACTGTTGGTCACTGGTCGCCACGGTCATCACCACCAGACGATCCGCATTCCATGGCGAGCGATAGCTGACAAAGCCACGCCACGCTTCGTTCGAGGAGAAGTAACGATCGGCATCCAGCTGCTGGCGATACCAGTCACCGGTCAGCCAGCCGCGCAGTTTGTCCCAGGTGGTCGGGTCTTTCACGCCCAGCGT
Protein-coding sequences here:
- a CDS encoding cellulose biosynthesis protein BcsC translates to MKKNLLSAGIRHALILGGALTLSQPLFAAESTNPALQALFDQAAYWHQKAHDDLAKSSLQKVLMVEPNNTQALYLLALYSQQSGSTAEAAQWRARLSAASPNDPHLTELDNARQLQTIPQAQLSLARQQARSGNIAASLQTWRNTFNGNEPPPSVAAEYYLTMAGDRALLPQAVEALRQFSADHPQDTGAKLALGKAMTYQESTRRQGIDLLASLADGNKDADRSLRQALLWLGPQASDASLYQTWQQRHPQDNAVMDYYRKNVGGAEKGAGFTALNSGDVSNAQNNFEKVLQANPQDADALAGMGYVAQRAGRYAEAADYLTRAAQLGGDQSDTRQKQAADARFYAQLATAQQALKNGDSAQALALSEPLAQADGEKGIAAKLFRADVQRRSNQLDQAEQTYRAILQTDANNRNAKEGLFYVLRQQNRSAEANTLLASLPDSVRQSVAPRGSSTDPIRAQAKRELAAGNNSAAIATLNSGIQRYPNDGWLRLDLARIYRAQGDNMMAANIMQPAMRSGASTNELYAGALNASESGAWQQASLLLSRIPNGSKSSDMRELAQRVNFNLQMATADQYLAQGSNAAAANTLRALASTPPANPVDAGNLAQKLAKAGDLTTAVSVVRSNMQRGIQGNAGDYAAQVAVLNQAGLNTEAQSFLSSPELQSRSTPTQLASIRNGYVINEVDRLREQKQYAAAYDKLVGALQHDPQNRDLMFAMARLYQSGKMNKEAGVVYDYLMTQDTPTQDARTGAINVALANNDVNKANTLTRGLRNEQTPDRLLLLARVAEANGEHSQAMSYLRTARGQLIGLQGAQTGSVPSVGGLALADNPFINRSTSPVSGSPSAYGAVMPWQSAPDASTSSAAGVTLASNTPAVQQSQTLRQIDNMMDDLQEKTGTWVQGQMQVRGRDGESGLSKLTEAKAPLTFSTVPFGESRFDFTMTPVSLTAGSAAGDAWRRFGTNALVQGNVVASGDAKIDDVPSSSTDSQKATGVELNLALKGDSYKIDLGSTPLGQDLSTLVGGVQWSPKLTDFLTLILTGERRAMTDSLLSYVGVEDKTSGKRWGRVTKNGGNALLSYDNGDAGFYVGGGAYSYIGENVASNNSVQATAGAYVRPFHSDDRELKAGMSLSWMDFSKNLSYFSYGQGGYFSPQNYASVSFPIEFTRKFDDLKVNVGGSVGYQSYSQDKSAYFPNDPTYQAQMQSLADQGYVKSAYYSGDSKNGIGYNLHAGADYKINKDVTIGGQLGYDTFGDYNESTANLYFRYMFGDN